One genomic window of Dryobates pubescens isolate bDryPub1 chromosome 17, bDryPub1.pri, whole genome shotgun sequence includes the following:
- the LOC128898022 gene encoding POLG alternative reading frame-like, whose protein sequence is MGRGAAAQARPSRGRGAWGRRAPGQAGKEGSRGLARGAAPRGGRGTEGSDQRGCGQRAHPPLPRAGKSRRQGREAAPRAPGPRVAARRRRQRPPRSLAPRRAQPSARRRALRQRLWL, encoded by the exons ATGGGGAGAGGGGCCGCCGCGCAGGCGCGGCCCAGCCGGGGGAGGGGGGCCTGGGGCCGGCGGGCGCCGGGGCAGGCCGGGAAGGAGGGAAGCCGGGGCCTGGCGCGGGGAGCGGCGCCCCGCGGCGGGCGAGGAACGGAGGGCTCCGACCAACGTGGGTGCGGGCAGAGGGCCCACCCGCCTCTTCCCCGGGCCGGGAAGAGCCGCCGCCAAGGGCGGGAGGCTGCGCCTCGGGCGCCGGGGCCGAGGGTGGCTGCGCggaggaggaggcagcggcCGCCTCGCTCCCTGGCGCCGCGCCGAGCACAGCCGAGCGCCCGCCGCCGCGCCCTGAG gCAGCGACTTTGGTTGTGA